A genomic region of Chryseobacterium sp. KACC 21268 contains the following coding sequences:
- a CDS encoding DUF5763 domain-containing protein — MKSISILFLLFSFIFANSQTVYYTPSGQKYHTENCRMVKNVSNKTDLNSALEKGLTACKICQPVSTLGISSPEKKKPQGTEATVQCKGTTKSGSRCKHRTKIGNGYCFQHQP, encoded by the coding sequence ATGAAATCCATTTCCATTCTCTTCTTACTGTTTAGTTTCATTTTTGCAAATTCCCAAACGGTTTATTATACACCGAGCGGACAAAAATACCATACAGAAAATTGCAGAATGGTAAAAAATGTCTCAAACAAAACAGACCTTAACTCTGCTTTGGAAAAAGGATTGACTGCTTGTAAAATATGTCAGCCAGTTTCTACTTTAGGAATCTCAAGTCCTGAAAAAAAGAAACCTCAAGGAACAGAAGCCACTGTACAATGCAAAGGCACCACAAAAAGTGGCTCTAGGTGTAAACATAGAACGAAAATCGGAAATGGATACTGCTTTCAACATCAGCCTTAA
- the aroQ gene encoding type II 3-dehydroquinate dehydratase — translation MKILIINGPNLNLLGTREPEIYGSVSMEDYLSDLKNEFESDDLFYYQSNIEGELINRLQENNFDAVVINPGAFTHYSYAISDCLKNINKPKVEVHISNIYKREEFRKKSVTAESCDAVISGFGMKGYRLALQSFK, via the coding sequence ATGAAAATCCTCATCATCAACGGCCCAAATCTCAACTTGCTCGGAACACGCGAACCAGAAATCTACGGTTCGGTCTCAATGGAAGATTATCTTTCCGATTTGAAGAATGAGTTCGAGTCTGATGATTTATTTTATTATCAATCCAATATTGAAGGCGAACTCATCAACCGTTTGCAGGAAAATAACTTCGACGCTGTGGTCATCAATCCTGGCGCGTTTACGCATTATTCTTACGCGATTTCGGATTGTCTTAAGAATATCAACAAACCGAAAGTAGAAGTTCATATCAGCAACATTTACAAACGTGAGGAATTCCGTAAGAAATCTGTGACCGCTGAAAGTTGTGATGCTGTGATTTCTGGTTTTGGAATGAAAGGTTACCGATTGGCACTTCAAAGTTTTAAATAG